The genomic segment GCCGATCAAGTATTTGCCGGACATGGAGTTGATCGATTCACCGACGGTGCCGGATCCGGCACGGCAAGTGCTGGGGTCGGGCACGAGGAAAGGAGTCCGCCCATGCCCCGCACGCTCTGCCCCACCCCGACGCCCCGCTGTCGCACCCTGGACACCGCGCCGGGGCCCGATCGCCCCTTCGGCTACCACCTCTGCGAAAGCCTGCTCGAGGCCCGCCGCGGCTCCATGTTCCCCACCAACGGCGCCGGGCCCGACGAGGACGTGAACGTCTACCTCGCGGCCCTGCTCGCCCGCTTCCTCGCCGGCGACCACGACCCGCGGGTGGCCTGGGGGGCCGGACCGCTTCTCGCGCCGCCGCCGAAGACCTGGTCGCGCCGGGAGCGGGCCGCGTGGTACCGGGCCAACGCCGACCACCGCCTGCTGCATCTGGGCCTGTGCGACCGCGGCGACGGGCTCCGCCGTCGCCCGGTCCTCGCCGCCTGCACCGCCGCAGAGAACCGCTCCCGGGATCTGGCGGCCGGCGCCGCGTGCTACGAGGTGGCCGCCAACCTGCTGCGGGGCCGCGGCCTGGAGAACCGGGCGGCCGTGGCCGTCCTCGACAAGCTGGCTGCCCGTTTCGACGACTACGTGCACGTTCTGGCGGCCACCGAGACCCGCCGCCTCGGCCTCGGGGCGCGCCTGGACGCAGCCGACCTCGACCGGCTCGTGCCCGCCGCCGCCACCGCCGACGCCGCCGCCGTGGCCGACCTGCTGCAGGCCCCGCCGCCGCCCGCCGCCCTCGATGCGCTGCTGGATCTGTGGGGGCAACATCGCGAAAACCCCGGGCCCGGCACCGCGTCCCGCCTCAGGGACATGGCGACCCGGCTCGGGGTTCGTCTCGACCTGGACTGAGGCGCGCCTCAGCCGTTGCAGAAGTTCAGGATCTCCTTGAAGAGGACCCGCGGGCCGTGTTCGGCCAGGATGGCGTGCCCCCCGGTGGGGAAGACCTGGAAGCGCGACGCCTTGTGGCGCGACTTGCGCTGCAGGAAGCGCAGGCTCGCGGGCGAGGCCAGGTCGTCGTCCTCGCACTGCACGCCGTAGATGGGCACGCGCAGCTTCGCCACGTTGCTGCGGGCGCGGTCCATGCCCTCCATGAGCCCGGCGTTCCAGCCCACGAAACGGTGCATGAACTTGTAGTGGTGCAGGCGCAGCCGCACGAAGAGGCGCTGCGCCAGCGTGGCCTTGGGCATGATGGCCGGCGAAAGCAGCACCAGGCTGGCCGGCTGGACCTCGCGCGAGAGATGCAGGGCGAGGGCGGCGCCGAAGCCCATGCCCACCACGTGCACCTTGCCGCCGCCGCGGGCGAGCAGGTCGAAGCACTGACGGGTCTGGTTCAGGGCCGATTCCCAGCTCACCTCGCTGATCGTGTGGCCCGGCGTGCCGTAGTCGGGCAGGCGCAGCACGTACACGTTGTAGCCGTTGTCGTAGAGGTAGTTCGCCAGCTCGCGCAGGTCGCCCGGACCCGTGCTCACGCCGTGGATCATCAGCACCGAGCCGCTCGTCTTCTCCTGGGCCCGCAGGAAGCTGCGGTCCGGATCGGGGATGTCGCGCTCGCGCTCGAACGACGCGATC from the bacterium genome contains:
- a CDS encoding alpha/beta fold hydrolase, with the translated sequence MSNDGNSKQGGGRRRGGGGGGQGRRRTSGSRRNTRSAQGPAPSPRGRTTARMAPGAAPSQPPRPAAQPEKAKKPSPITQNLTLTAWDLARTRTGSPDTPRGHVMTLRTQQRLIASFERERDIPDPDRSFLRAQEKTSGSVLMIHGVSTGPGDLRELANYLYDNGYNVYVLRLPDYGTPGHTISEVSWESALNQTRQCFDLLARGGGKVHVVGMGFGAALALHLSREVQPASLVLLSPAIMPKATLAQRLFVRLRLHHYKFMHRFVGWNAGLMEGMDRARSNVAKLRVPIYGVQCEDDDLASPASLRFLQRKSRHKASRFQVFPTGGHAILAEHGPRVLFKEILNFCNG